Proteins co-encoded in one Streptococcus pyogenes genomic window:
- a CDS encoding phage Gp19/Gp15/Gp42 family protein: protein MGNFATTDDVILLWRPLSVDELKRANALLKVVSDTLRMEADKVGKDLDKTMVDKPYFVNVIKSVTVDIVARTLMTSTRGEPMAQESQSALGYTWSGTYLVPGGGLFIKDSELKRLGLKKQRYGGIELYGEIERDNSCFSR, encoded by the coding sequence GTGGGCAATTTCGCAACAACAGATGACGTCATTTTGTTATGGCGTCCCTTATCTGTTGACGAATTGAAACGTGCAAATGCACTCTTGAAAGTCGTATCAGATACATTAAGAATGGAAGCTGACAAAGTTGGCAAAGACTTAGATAAAACGATGGTTGATAAGCCTTATTTTGTTAATGTTATTAAATCGGTTACGGTTGACATTGTAGCGAGAACGCTGATGACATCTACTCGAGGCGAACCAATGGCCCAAGAGAGCCAATCAGCTTTAGGATACACATGGTCAGGCACTTATTTAGTTCCAGGCGGCGGTCTTTTTATTAAGGACAGTGAGTTGAAGCGTCTTGGACTAAAAAAACAACGATATGGAGGAATTGAACTTTATGGCGAAATTGAAAGGGATAACAGTTGCTTTAGCCGATAA
- a CDS encoding terminase has translation MVTKTKTKLGNQRPTQSVNLHFAKSLAHEAINYYKKTGLSCYPWQVNMLIPIMAIDENGLWVHQKYGYAIPRRNGKTEVVYIVELWALHKGLKILHTAHRISTSHASFEKVKKYLEMSGYVDGEDFISNKAKGQERIEFKASGAVIQFRTRTSNGGLGEGFDLLIIDEAQEYTSEQESALKYTVTDSDNPMTIMCGTPPTMVSTGTVFEAYRKDCLKGNKRYSGWAEWSVPEMVKINDVSSWYISNPSMGFHLNERKIEAELGEDEIDHNIQRLGYWPSFNQKSVISEKEWAKLKVEQVPELKSKLFVGIKFGQDGNNVSLSIAARTSENKVFVETIDCLSVRNGTQWIINFLKSADIAKVVIDGASGQELLAQEMKDQGLKKPELPKVAEIITANMMWEQGIMQETICHSDQPSLTAVVTNCEKRQIGSNGGFGYKSLYDDRDISLMDSALLAHWICYTTKPKRKQRTSC, from the coding sequence ATGGTTACTAAGACGAAAACAAAGCTTGGCAATCAGCGACCTACTCAATCGGTAAATTTACATTTTGCTAAATCTCTAGCGCATGAAGCTATTAATTACTACAAAAAAACAGGGCTAAGCTGCTATCCATGGCAAGTAAATATGCTTATCCCAATTATGGCCATAGATGAAAATGGTCTGTGGGTTCATCAAAAGTATGGGTATGCTATCCCACGGCGTAACGGTAAGACGGAAGTAGTCTATATTGTTGAGCTGTGGGCTTTGCATAAAGGTTTAAAAATCTTGCATACAGCTCATCGAATTAGCACATCTCATGCATCATTCGAAAAGGTAAAAAAATACCTTGAGATGTCAGGTTATGTTGATGGAGAAGACTTTATATCAAATAAAGCCAAAGGTCAAGAGCGTATAGAGTTCAAAGCCAGCGGCGCTGTTATCCAGTTCCGAACTAGGACATCAAACGGTGGACTTGGTGAGGGATTTGACTTACTTATCATTGACGAGGCACAAGAATACACATCTGAGCAAGAATCAGCATTGAAGTACACAGTTACTGATAGTGATAATCCAATGACTATTATGTGTGGAACGCCGCCAACGATGGTATCTACTGGTACAGTATTTGAAGCATATCGGAAAGATTGCTTAAAAGGCAATAAGCGTTATTCTGGTTGGGCTGAATGGTCAGTTCCTGAGATGGTTAAGATTAACGATGTATCTTCCTGGTATATTTCCAACCCATCTATGGGATTCCACCTCAACGAGAGGAAAATCGAAGCTGAATTAGGTGAAGATGAGATTGATCACAACATCCAACGCTTAGGTTATTGGCCATCCTTTAACCAAAAATCAGTTATATCCGAAAAAGAATGGGCAAAACTCAAAGTTGAGCAAGTGCCAGAACTCAAAAGCAAGCTTTTTGTCGGTATCAAGTTTGGTCAAGATGGCAACAACGTATCACTATCAATTGCAGCAAGAACATCAGAAAATAAGGTATTTGTTGAGACTATTGACTGTTTATCGGTCAGAAATGGAACTCAATGGATTATTAATTTTTTGAAATCGGCTGATATCGCTAAGGTTGTCATTGATGGTGCAAGTGGTCAAGAATTACTTGCTCAGGAGATGAAAGATCAAGGTCTAAAGAAACCAGAATTGCCTAAAGTTGCTGAAATTATCACAGCTAACATGATGTGGGAGCAGGGGATCATGCAGGAAACCATTTGTCATAGTGATCAGCCATCTTTGACAGCAGTAGTCACAAACTGTGAAAAGAGGCAAATTGGCTCTAATGGTGGTTTTGGGTATAAATCGCTTTATGATGATAGAGACATTAGCTTAATGGACAGTGCATTGCTTGCGCACTGGATTTGTTACACAACGAAGCCAAAAAGAAAGCAAAGAACCAGCTGTTAA
- a CDS encoding phage portal protein, whose product MNYMGMGYLRRKLALFKTGVDKRYRYYAMDDRDDTRSIVMPNNVREMYRSVLEWTAKGVDSLADRIIFREFTNDDFNAWEIFKANNPDIFFDTAIQSALIASCCFVYIMPGAEDGLPKMQVIEASKATGILDPTTFLLTEGYAILESDSNGNPTLEAYFTDKDIWYYPKKGKPYNIKNPTGHPLLVPIIHRPDAVRPFGRSRITKAGMYHQKAAKRTLERAEVTAEFYSFPQKYVLGMDPDAEPMEKWRATVSTLLEISKDEDGDKPTVGQFTTASMAPFMEHLKMYASLFAGGSGLTLDDLGFPSDNPSSVESIKAAHENLRAAGRKAQRSFSSGFLNVAYIAVCLRDEFPYLRNQFMDTVIKWEPLFEADANMLTLVGDGAIKLNQAIPGFMDADVIRDLTGVKGADKPIPAITEVTTDG is encoded by the coding sequence ATGAATTATATGGGTATGGGCTATCTTCGTAGGAAGTTAGCTCTTTTTAAAACTGGAGTTGATAAAAGATATCGTTATTATGCCATGGATGACAGAGACGACACACGAAGTATTGTCATGCCAAATAATGTGCGTGAAATGTACAGGTCTGTGTTAGAATGGACCGCTAAAGGGGTTGATAGCCTTGCGGACCGTATTATTTTCAGGGAGTTTACCAACGATGATTTTAATGCTTGGGAAATTTTTAAAGCGAATAACCCTGATATCTTTTTTGATACAGCCATACAGTCAGCATTAATTGCATCTTGTTGCTTTGTGTACATCATGCCAGGAGCGGAAGACGGCTTACCTAAAATGCAAGTTATCGAAGCTAGTAAAGCGACGGGGATACTTGACCCAACTACATTTTTATTAACAGAGGGTTATGCAATTTTAGAGTCTGACTCAAACGGTAATCCTACGTTAGAGGCCTATTTCACAGACAAAGACATCTGGTATTATCCAAAAAAAGGGAAACCATATAATATTAAAAATCCAACAGGTCACCCCTTGCTTGTACCTATCATTCACAGACCAGACGCAGTTAGACCATTTGGTCGCAGTCGCATTACCAAGGCTGGAATGTATCATCAAAAGGCAGCGAAGAGAACGCTTGAGAGAGCAGAGGTTACGGCTGAGTTTTACTCATTCCCACAAAAATATGTTTTGGGAATGGATCCAGACGCTGAACCGATGGAAAAGTGGCGTGCTACGGTGTCAACGTTACTCGAAATCTCAAAAGACGAGGATGGCGACAAGCCAACAGTTGGGCAATTCACAACAGCAAGCATGGCCCCTTTCATGGAACACTTGAAAATGTATGCTTCGCTATTTGCTGGTGGTTCCGGTCTCACTCTTGATGACCTTGGTTTTCCATCTGACAACCCATCGTCTGTTGAGTCAATAAAAGCGGCACATGAGAATTTGAGAGCAGCAGGACGCAAAGCTCAACGTTCTTTTTCTTCTGGATTTCTAAATGTGGCGTATATTGCTGTTTGTTTAAGAGATGAATTTCCTTATCTTCGTAATCAATTCATGGATACAGTAATTAAATGGGAGCCTCTCTTTGAAGCTGATGCAAATATGCTAACTTTAGTAGGGGATGGAGCTATCAAACTTAATCAAGCTATCCCTGGTTTCATGGATGCAGATGTTATCCGTGATTTAACGGGAGTAAAAGGGGCTGATAAACCTATACCTGCTATCACGGAGGTAACAACTGATGGTTGA
- a CDS encoding HNH endonuclease signature motif containing protein, protein MSQLRADKKGTHRVAFDRNKKKLLKAATVCGICGKPVDKSLKYPHPLSAAIDHIVPIAKGGHPSALENLQLTHWQCNRQKSDKLFANQASNEPKTIGNRNLPQSRDWSSFAFKK, encoded by the coding sequence ATGTCTCAGTTAAGGGCAGATAAAAAAGGTACCCACCGGGTAGCATTTGACAGAAATAAAAAGAAGTTACTAAAGGCAGCCACTGTCTGTGGTATCTGTGGCAAGCCAGTGGACAAGTCTCTTAAGTATCCACATCCATTAAGCGCAGCAATAGATCATATAGTTCCTATCGCAAAAGGTGGTCATCCATCAGCGCTTGAGAACTTACAGTTAACTCACTGGCAGTGCAACAGGCAGAAGTCTGATAAGTTGTTTGCTAACCAAGCAAGCAACGAGCCAAAGACAATTGGCAACAGAAACCTTCCTCAAAGTCGAGACTGGTCATCTTTTGCATTTAAAAAGTGA
- a CDS encoding DUF5361 domain-containing protein has translation MIAKDDDALTCDLAETYGIYDYRQLPAYQVAVFAVGLRSNSRIKMALSGETEALDTVLLAGIYDNTNLLFWSKTKDGQSGQNKPKSVVEAISGSKSQKANDVISFVSGEDFENARKQLLGGDG, from the coding sequence ATGATAGCAAAAGATGATGATGCATTGACTTGTGATTTAGCTGAAACATACGGCATATATGATTACAGACAGCTACCTGCTTATCAGGTGGCTGTTTTTGCTGTCGGTTTGAGATCTAACTCTAGGATAAAAATGGCATTATCTGGAGAGACTGAGGCTTTGGATACTGTTTTGTTAGCTGGTATTTATGATAATACTAATTTGCTGTTTTGGTCTAAAACTAAGGATGGTCAATCTGGTCAAAACAAACCTAAATCCGTGGTGGAAGCTATATCTGGATCTAAATCACAAAAAGCTAATGATGTCATTTCTTTTGTGTCTGGCGAGGATTTTGAAAATGCACGTAAACAATTACTAGGAGGTGATGGCTAA
- a CDS encoding recombinase RecT — MANQLSTYTHKQFFNAPTIQKAFDDVWKGAGTQFAVSILSVLQGSQSLKSASNESIYAAAMKAAVLNLPIEPSLGRAYLVPYKGQAQFQLGYKGLIELAQRSGQYKNINAGIVYKSQLISYNPLFEELILDFSKPQDEIVGYFAAFKLLNGFEKVSFWTVEKVTAHGKKFSKSFASGPWKTDFDAMAQKTILKDILSKYGPLSVEMQKAIEEDNQDSTISTPKDITPQEANSLDDLIGHQNENKDAPNNLKDVTEDLHDEEEKTLADENKTALEDTSYPADEIPDFDQETGEIKASEGNLFDNLGDLMP, encoded by the coding sequence ATGGCAAATCAATTATCAACATACACACACAAACAATTTTTTAACGCACCAACAATTCAAAAAGCTTTTGATGACGTTTGGAAAGGCGCCGGGACACAGTTCGCAGTAAGCATCTTGTCAGTACTACAAGGTAGTCAAAGTTTGAAATCGGCATCTAATGAATCTATTTATGCAGCAGCTATGAAAGCAGCCGTGTTAAATCTGCCTATTGAGCCAAGCTTAGGAAGGGCCTATTTAGTTCCGTACAAAGGTCAAGCACAATTCCAATTAGGCTATAAAGGGTTGATTGAGTTAGCTCAGCGCAGCGGACAATACAAAAATATTAATGCAGGTATCGTCTATAAATCACAATTAATTTCTTACAACCCTTTGTTCGAGGAATTAATCCTTGACTTTAGCAAGCCACAAGATGAAATTGTAGGGTATTTTGCCGCTTTTAAACTTTTAAATGGATTCGAGAAAGTTTCTTTTTGGACAGTAGAAAAAGTAACTGCACATGGAAAGAAATTTTCAAAATCGTTTGCTAGCGGTCCTTGGAAAACAGACTTTGATGCAATGGCTCAAAAAACTATTTTAAAAGATATTTTGAGTAAATATGGTCCGTTATCAGTTGAGATGCAGAAAGCTATCGAGGAAGATAATCAAGATTCAACGATTTCTACCCCAAAAGACATTACCCCACAAGAAGCAAATAGCCTTGACGACCTAATTGGTCACCAGAACGAAAATAAGGATGCTCCTAATAATTTAAAAGACGTAACTGAAGATTTACATGACGAAGAAGAAAAAACGCTCGCAGACGAAAATAAGACGGCTTTAGAAGATACGTCTTATCCGGCTGATGAAATCCCTGATTTCGACCAAGAGACAGGCGAAATTAAAGCTAGCGAAGGCAACCTCTTTGATAACCTTGGGGACTTAATGCCATGA
- a CDS encoding N-6 DNA methylase, with translation MIKIDEIHRILGIDEVYKAPKRLTDILFDKDSREDIFRQFLKYETDVSYDWFMQYFEEEQADRKNKKQDFTPKSVSTLLSKIISGNQYYEVAVGTGGILIQAWQEQRLNDSPFTYRPSKYWYHVEELSDKAVPFLLFNMSIRGINGVVVHGDSLTRQVKNIYFLQNTKDDMLSFSDINVMPRTQDIEREFNVKEWIGDGIEHIENPLIEWI, from the coding sequence ATGATTAAGATCGATGAGATACATCGCATACTAGGCATCGACGAAGTTTATAAAGCACCCAAACGACTTACGGACATACTCTTTGATAAAGATAGTCGTGAGGATATATTTAGACAGTTTTTGAAATATGAAACAGATGTATCTTACGACTGGTTTATGCAATATTTTGAGGAAGAACAAGCTGACCGCAAAAATAAAAAGCAAGACTTTACGCCTAAATCGGTTAGTACACTATTATCTAAAATAATAAGTGGTAATCAATACTACGAGGTAGCAGTCGGGACGGGTGGGATACTTATCCAAGCATGGCAAGAACAACGATTAAATGACAGTCCATTTACTTATCGTCCGAGTAAATACTGGTATCACGTAGAAGAGTTATCGGACAAAGCAGTACCGTTTCTACTCTTTAATATGTCTATAAGAGGGATAAATGGTGTGGTGGTGCATGGCGACTCTTTAACAAGACAAGTTAAAAACATTTATTTTTTGCAAAATACAAAAGACGACATGCTGAGTTTTAGTGATATTAACGTTATGCCAAGGACTCAAGATATTGAGCGAGAATTTAATGTCAAAGAGTGGATTGGTGATGGGATAGAACACATTGAAAATCCACTAATTGAATGGATATAA
- a CDS encoding phage tail spike protein: protein MISIKDDNTPLVAAFEDEITQEANSDYKLNFKYPAKHEYRPLIKKGIILEADDLHGSQLFRIFEITKRHGYINVYANQVADDLNGYAIDTISVDRVQGMTVMSELAGSIKREHPFSFFSDIDGRHTFNQSDVSVMDALANGKHSIMGQWGGELVRNKYQINLLKKAGKDTETLFMYKKNLKSYEETDTIKGLVSILHLVAEVEEEHEVETREASDGNIGHSESPKKKTIRVSVESKLKDTHPIIVEKTIKVQDQDVKTEEDLLAYGKKYFEKTLCDIPGNSLKIDVTNNYEGAVRLFDTAIVFHELYDRDLRMQITGYRFAPMANRLKSIIFGEIKTNLAKQISNQIDNKVAESTAQHDAAFEAKLQKQIDNANRIFDTKEAKLREEIEDGIKKAEANAEVKVAEVNAKVLEAEELAKAVDERLKKFLSDADTKEQDFDKKLEEFRTSLKDLEVDEKQIDDALAKAGFSKDSLADIKAKLEDTSETATVTANIVGSTGGTFYNRNRLDGDTDKVITFEQGYIDIAHNGEGFEEGKTYTISFEATCELLRKVGITVTQANMKGARLVLTPKNPKLVVESFGLTKDTETINVYPFSYTVLVTSDWYKSKQIDLNASEVQELALEMDYKDVVDGNNATITGQWSDSPQIILDGGN from the coding sequence TTGATATCGATTAAAGATGATAATACCCCTCTTGTAGCAGCCTTTGAAGATGAGATTACACAGGAGGCCAATAGTGATTACAAACTAAATTTTAAGTATCCTGCTAAACACGAGTATCGCCCTTTAATAAAAAAAGGAATAATCTTAGAAGCTGATGATCTGCATGGTTCTCAGCTTTTTAGGATTTTTGAAATTACTAAGCGGCATGGCTATATTAACGTTTACGCTAATCAGGTCGCTGATGACTTAAATGGCTATGCAATTGACACTATCAGTGTTGATAGGGTGCAAGGCATGACAGTAATGTCAGAGTTAGCAGGTAGTATCAAGCGTGAGCATCCTTTTAGCTTTTTTAGTGATATTGACGGTCGTCACACATTTAATCAATCAGACGTATCTGTTATGGACGCTTTAGCTAATGGCAAGCACTCAATCATGGGGCAGTGGGGTGGCGAACTTGTACGAAATAAATACCAAATTAACTTGCTCAAAAAAGCTGGCAAAGATACCGAAACCTTGTTCATGTACAAGAAAAACCTCAAATCTTATGAGGAAACAGATACTATCAAAGGGCTTGTCTCTATCCTTCATTTAGTTGCTGAAGTAGAAGAAGAACATGAAGTAGAAACCAGAGAAGCTTCAGATGGAAACATTGGTCATAGTGAATCACCGAAAAAGAAAACAATTAGGGTATCTGTTGAGAGCAAGCTCAAAGACACTCATCCGATAATTGTTGAAAAGACTATCAAGGTGCAGGATCAAGATGTCAAAACAGAAGAGGACTTGCTTGCATATGGTAAGAAATACTTTGAAAAAACTCTTTGCGACATACCAGGTAATAGTTTAAAAATTGATGTTACTAATAACTACGAGGGCGCTGTTAGGCTATTTGACACAGCAATTGTCTTCCACGAGCTCTATGACAGAGACTTACGAATGCAAATCACTGGCTATCGGTTCGCCCCTATGGCTAATCGGTTAAAATCCATCATCTTTGGAGAGATTAAGACCAACTTAGCAAAACAAATTAGCAATCAAATTGACAATAAGGTAGCTGAATCAACTGCTCAACATGACGCAGCATTTGAAGCAAAATTACAAAAGCAGATTGATAATGCTAATCGTATTTTTGACACAAAAGAAGCTAAACTCCGTGAAGAGATTGAAGATGGCATCAAAAAAGCTGAAGCTAATGCAGAGGTCAAAGTTGCTGAGGTTAACGCTAAAGTGCTGGAAGCTGAGGAGCTAGCCAAGGCAGTCGATGAGCGACTCAAAAAATTTTTATCTGATGCTGACACTAAAGAGCAAGATTTTGATAAAAAACTTGAAGAATTTAGAACGTCTCTTAAAGACCTTGAAGTTGATGAAAAGCAGATTGATGATGCTTTGGCCAAAGCCGGTTTTAGCAAGGATAGCTTAGCTGACATTAAAGCTAAACTGGAAGACACGTCTGAAACTGCCACAGTTACAGCTAACATTGTTGGATCAACTGGCGGCACGTTTTACAATCGCAACAGACTGGATGGTGATACTGACAAAGTTATCACTTTTGAACAAGGTTATATTGACATTGCCCATAATGGTGAAGGTTTTGAAGAAGGCAAGACATACACTATCAGCTTTGAGGCAACCTGTGAGCTACTGCGTAAAGTAGGAATCACAGTGACACAGGCTAACATGAAAGGTGCTCGCTTAGTGTTAACACCTAAAAATCCCAAATTAGTTGTCGAGAGTTTTGGCTTGACTAAGGATACTGAGACTATCAATGTCTATCCGTTTAGCTACACAGTGCTTGTAACCAGCGACTGGTATAAATCTAAGCAGATAGATTTAAACGCGTCGGAGGTGCAGGAATTGGCTCTGGAGATGGATTATAAAGATGTTGTTGACGGTAATAATGCCACAATCACAGGGCAGTGGTCAGACAGCCCACAAATTATATTAGACGGAGGTAATTAA
- a CDS encoding DUF1492 domain-containing protein has translation MSKAKAILKDLRNLDLYIASLIRRRDKIEASLLSSPKWSSDKVNGGIKRKQDDVYVELIATAKDIEKKTAEAIRKQRELQNLIDSLENTDSQTILSMVYIDKMTRWQVIDELNCSESTYFRLLRVATKELNNLTVNDSD, from the coding sequence GTGAGCAAAGCTAAGGCAATTTTAAAAGACTTACGCAATTTAGATTTATATATCGCTAGTTTAATCAGACGTCGAGATAAGATTGAGGCTTCGTTGCTTTCTAGCCCTAAATGGTCGTCTGATAAGGTGAATGGTGGTATAAAACGTAAGCAAGATGATGTTTACGTAGAGTTGATTGCAACTGCCAAAGATATTGAAAAGAAGACTGCTGAAGCTATAAGAAAACAAAGAGAGCTTCAAAACCTGATTGATAGCCTTGAAAATACAGACAGTCAAACGATTTTGAGCATGGTCTATATTGATAAGATGACTAGATGGCAAGTGATTGATGAGCTAAATTGCAGCGAAAGCACCTATTTCAGACTGTTAAGAGTTGCAACTAAGGAATTAAATAATTTGACAGTAAATGACAGCGATTGA
- a CDS encoding capsid assembly scaffolding protein Gp46 family protein: MSEFKVIETQEELDTIVKARIAREREKYQDYDQLKTRVEELETENSSLQTALNDAKSNTDSYTEEISTLKNQIADYETANLRTKVALQYGLPIDLADRLQGDDEDGLKVDAERLASFIKPSQPQPPAKSNEPNIDSNADANYRALVQGLSTED, translated from the coding sequence ATGTCAGAATTTAAAGTTATTGAAACACAAGAAGAGTTGGACACGATTGTGAAAGCTCGCATTGCTCGAGAACGTGAGAAATATCAAGATTACGACCAACTGAAAACTCGTGTTGAAGAACTAGAAACCGAAAACAGCAGCTTACAAACTGCTTTGAATGATGCTAAATCAAACACTGATAGCTATACGGAAGAGATTAGCACCCTGAAGAATCAAATTGCCGATTATGAGACGGCAAATTTACGGACAAAGGTAGCGTTACAGTATGGCTTACCGATTGATTTAGCTGATCGTTTGCAAGGAGATGATGAAGATGGACTCAAAGTAGATGCAGAACGCTTAGCATCCTTTATTAAGCCATCCCAACCACAACCGCCAGCAAAATCAAACGAACCAAATATCGATAGTAATGCAGACGCAAATTACAGAGCGTTAGTGCAAGGATTAAGTACAGAAGATTAG
- a CDS encoding tail protein: MNKNDTKNVTSAKPKTGGAIYSAPLGTELPKDAKSELNTKFKNLGYVSEDGVVNEDTRSSENIKAWGGDIVGAVQTEKEDKFTYKLIESLNVEVLKEVYGAVNVTGDLSGGIQIKSNSKELEAHVIVVDMIMNGGILKRIVLPNAKVDEVGEIKYVDGEVVGYETTLKCFPDKDGDTHREYIVKPGEANKKENSFEM; encoded by the coding sequence ATGAATAAGAATGATACTAAAAATGTAACATCTGCAAAGCCCAAGACCGGTGGGGCGATTTATTCGGCACCGCTTGGTACTGAATTGCCCAAGGATGCAAAATCAGAATTAAATACTAAATTTAAGAATTTGGGTTATGTATCCGAGGATGGTGTGGTCAATGAAGATACACGTTCATCCGAAAATATTAAAGCGTGGGGTGGAGATATTGTCGGGGCTGTACAGACAGAAAAAGAGGATAAATTTACTTATAAGCTGATTGAGTCACTAAATGTAGAAGTCTTAAAAGAAGTTTATGGCGCTGTCAATGTTACTGGAGATTTAAGTGGGGGAATCCAGATTAAATCAAATTCAAAAGAGTTAGAAGCTCACGTAATTGTTGTTGACATGATCATGAATGGCGGCATTCTTAAACGAATTGTCTTACCAAATGCAAAAGTCGATGAGGTAGGTGAAATTAAGTATGTTGACGGCGAAGTCGTTGGTTATGAAACAACACTAAAATGTTTCCCGGACAAGGATGGTGATACACACCGTGAGTATATTGTAAAACCTGGAGAAGCTAATAAAAAAGAAAACAGCTTTGAAATGTAA
- a CDS encoding PD-(D/E)XK nuclease-like domain-containing protein — translation MTKLDLLGKDYYSRESAIKYWSISQYKRFRECEARALAELRGGWTDTRDNTALLVGNYVHSYFESKAAHEEFKAQNDSEMISTRGTTKGQLKKDYLVAEQMIEALKNDSNFMAIYQGEKEAAITGFLGEVEFKGKIDCLNVERGYFVDIKTTKGPIDDTIWNREERVRWFEAYGYILQMAAYKTMLEAKYNKPFKPIIYAVTKETPPDTRAIRIQNVDAMQNELDDLAQNIKHLDDVKKGLEKPKPCGHCEYCRANQLTQRVMIF, via the coding sequence ATGACGAAGTTAGACTTGCTCGGAAAGGACTATTATAGCCGTGAATCAGCGATTAAATACTGGTCCATTAGTCAGTACAAGCGTTTTAGAGAGTGCGAGGCAAGGGCGCTTGCTGAATTACGAGGGGGTTGGACAGATACCAGAGATAACACTGCGCTGCTCGTCGGGAACTATGTCCACTCTTACTTTGAGAGTAAAGCAGCTCATGAAGAATTCAAAGCCCAAAACGACTCTGAAATGATTTCGACCAGAGGAACAACTAAAGGTCAGCTCAAAAAAGACTATTTAGTCGCAGAACAGATGATTGAAGCGCTTAAAAATGACAGTAACTTCATGGCCATATACCAAGGAGAAAAAGAAGCAGCAATCACAGGATTTCTTGGCGAGGTTGAATTCAAGGGTAAAATCGACTGCTTGAATGTTGAACGTGGCTATTTTGTAGACATCAAAACAACAAAAGGGCCGATTGACGACACAATCTGGAATAGAGAAGAGCGTGTCAGATGGTTTGAAGCTTATGGATATATTTTGCAGATGGCTGCTTACAAAACCATGCTAGAAGCTAAATACAATAAGCCGTTTAAGCCGATTATTTATGCAGTGACTAAAGAAACGCCGCCAGACACGAGAGCCATCAGAATCCAAAATGTAGATGCTATGCAAAATGAGTTAGACGATTTAGCCCAAAACATCAAGCATTTAGATGATGTTAAAAAAGGCCTAGAAAAACCTAAGCCTTGCGGTCATTGCGAGTATTGTAGAGCCAATCAATTAACACAAAGAGTAATGATTTTTTAG
- a CDS encoding phage major capsid protein, which translates to MGTETSKASLFDKHLVSDLINKVKGHSSLAKLSSQKPIPFNGSKEFTFTLDSDIDVVAENGKKTHGGLSLEPVTIVPIKVEYGARLSDEFLYATEEEKIDILKAFNEGFAKKLARGIDLMAMHGINPRTKKASDVIGTNHFDSKVTQVVKFTESEDADANIEAAVNLIQGSEGVVTGLAMDTEFSTALAKVTNGEMGPKMYPELAWGANPDSINGLKSSVNTTVGAGADEAESKDLVIIGDFESMFKWGYAKQIPMEIIKYGDPDNSGKDLKGYNQIYLRAEAYIGWGILDAKSFARVTKGEV; encoded by the coding sequence ATGGGAACAGAAACATCAAAAGCGAGCTTATTTGACAAACATTTAGTATCAGATCTTATCAATAAAGTTAAGGGGCATAGCTCACTAGCTAAACTATCTAGCCAAAAACCTATTCCGTTTAACGGATCTAAAGAATTTACGTTTACATTAGATTCTGATATTGATGTGGTTGCTGAAAACGGTAAAAAAACACACGGTGGCTTATCGCTAGAGCCTGTTACTATCGTACCAATCAAGGTTGAGTATGGTGCTCGTCTTTCTGATGAATTTTTATATGCAACAGAAGAGGAAAAGATTGATATTTTGAAAGCTTTTAACGAAGGGTTTGCGAAAAAACTCGCTCGTGGTATTGACCTAATGGCGATGCATGGTATCAATCCACGTACAAAAAAAGCGTCTGACGTTATCGGCACGAATCACTTTGATAGTAAAGTGACGCAAGTGGTTAAATTTACAGAGAGCGAAGACGCTGATGCAAATATCGAAGCAGCTGTTAATCTAATTCAGGGGTCTGAAGGTGTAGTGACAGGGCTTGCGATGGATACAGAGTTTTCAACAGCACTGGCGAAAGTTACCAATGGGGAGATGGGGCCTAAAATGTACCCTGAACTTGCTTGGGGAGCGAATCCAGATAGCATCAATGGCTTGAAATCGTCCGTCAATACTACTGTTGGTGCTGGAGCTGATGAAGCAGAATCCAAAGATTTAGTAATTATTGGCGATTTTGAAAGCATGTTTAAGTGGGGTTATGCAAAACAAATTCCAATGGAAATCATTAAATACGGTGATCCTGATAATTCGGGGAAAGACCTTAAAGGGTATAACCAAATTTACTTACGTGCTGAGGCGTATATCGGCTGGGGTATTTTGGACGCTAAGAGCTTTGCTCGTGTCACTAAAGGAGAAGTATAA